In a single window of the Mus musculus strain C57BL/6J chromosome 6, GRCm38.p6 C57BL/6J genome:
- the Ppm1k gene encoding protein phosphatase 1K, mitochondrial isoform X1 — protein sequence MLSAAFITLLRSGGNQVKKRVLLSSILLQDHRQATPACYFSTSEARCSRFDPDGSGQPATWDNFGIWDNRIDEPILLPPSIKYGKPIPKISLENVGCASLIGKRKENEDRFGFAQLTEEVLYFAVYDGHGGPAAADFCHTHMEKCVMDLLPREKDLETVLTLAFLEIDKAFASYAHLSADGKVHHGDAISVRWTEIFSISRTSCFNSKRNSDSFRLGPHSFAYLKTRGQKVTLASPFKHHTSTPITLQPRALRHATHFLLTEILVAITLPWNTL from the exons ATGTTATCAGCGGCCTTCATTACTTTGTTGAGAAGTGGTGGGAATCAGGTGAAGAAGAGAGTGTTGTTAAGCTCCATCCTCCTGCAGGACCACAGGCAGGCGACTCCTGCCTGCTACTTCTCCACTTCAGAGGCCAGGTGTTCTCGGTTTGATCCAGATGGAAGTGGGCAGCCAGCCACTTGGGACAATTTTGGGATCTGGGATAACCGCATTGATGAGCCAATTCTGCTGCCACCTAGCATCAAGTACGGCAAACCAATTCCCAAAATTAGCCTGGAGAACgtgggctgtgcctctctcattGGCAAACGGAAAGAAAACGAAGATCGATTTGGGTTTGCACAGCTGACAGAAGAGGTGCTATACTTCGCAGTCTATGATGGACATGGGGGCCCTGCAGCCGCTGActtctgtcacacacacatggagaaatgtgttat GGATTTGCTTCCTCGGGAGAAAGACTTGGAAACTGTCCTGACCTTGGCCTTTCTAGAAATAGATAAAGCCTTCGCGAGTTATGCCCACCTGTCTGCAGATG GAAAAGTGCACCACGGAGACGCCATTTCAGTCAGATGGACGGAAATTTTCTCCATTTCACGCACAAGTTGTTTCAACTCAAAGAGAAACAGTGATTCGTTCAGATTAGGGCCTCATTCATTTGCATATTTAAAAACAAGAGGGCAAAAGGTGACCCTAGCATCACCATTTAAACATCACACATCCACTCCCATAACTCTTCAACCCAGGGCCTTGAGACACGCCACCCACTTCCTGCTCACTGAGATCTTAGTTGCCATTACACTCCCCTGGAACACCTTATGA